In Clostridia bacterium, the genomic window CTGGAGAACGTCACGTTCGACATGTTCGGCCAGGCCGAGCGCGTCACGATCGACAAGGAGAACACCACGATCGTCGGCGGCAAGGGCTCCAAGGAGGAGATCCAGAAGCGGATCGCCGCGATCAAGAAGCAGATCGAGGACACCACGTCCGACTTCGACCGCGAAAAGCTGCAGGAGCGCCTAGCCAAGCTCGCGGGCGGCGTCGCCGTGATCAACGTCGGCGCGGCCACCGAGGTCGAGATGAAGGAGAAGAAGTACCGCATCGAGGACGCCCTCAACGCGACCCGCGCGGGCGTCGAGGAGGGCATGGTCCCCGGCGGCGGCGCCACGTACGTGCACTGCATCAAGGTGCTCGAGAACCTCAAGGCCGATGACCGCGACGAGCAGACGGGCATCGACATCGTCCGCCGCGCGTTGGAGGAGCCGCTCCGCCAGATCGTGCAGAACGCCGGTCTCGAGGGCTCCGTCGTGGTCGAGAAGGTGAAGACGCTGCCGTTCGGCCACGGCTTCGACGTCACCACCATGGAGTACGTCGACCTGTTCAGCCGCGGCGTCATCGACCCGGCGAAGGTCACGCGCTCGGCGCTGCAGAACGCGGCCAGCATCGCGGCCATGGTGCTCACCACGGAGTCCCTCGTGGCCGACATTCCGGAGAAGAAGGAAGCGACGGGCGGCAACAACATGCCCGACATGGACTTCTAGTCCGCCCTGTCGAAGAGCGCCCGGCTCGCGCCGGGCGCTCTCCTTTTTCCGACAGTTTCCAAGTTTTACACGAGAATCATCAAGCGATGAGACATGCACAGGAGGAATTGGCGCGATCTCCACGAATGTTACGTCGTTGGCCATGGCCCAGGGCCGTCGTGCGTGCGCGGGGGAGCGGTCCGGGCCGGGCTGGAGAACATCTTTTCTGGGGAGGAATTGCATTGCGGCAACGGAACAAGCGGCTGCTGTCGCTGATCACGTTGCTTGTGCTCGCGGCCTTCCTGGTCAGCGCCTGCGGCGGCGGCGGGAAGACGCCGGCCACCGGCAGCGAGTCTGAGCAGACGGGCAGCGAGACGGGTGGCATCGACCAGAACCAGTACCTGAACCTCAACCTCGGCGAGGAACCGCCGTCCCTCGACCCGGGCGTCGCCACTGACGTGGTCTCCTTTGAGGTTTTGAATGCCACGCTCGCCGGCCTCACCCGTTACGATGCGGACGGCAAGCTGCAGCCGGAGATCGCGGAGAGCTGGGACGTCAGCGACGACGGCAAGACGTACACCTTCCACCTGCGTGACGCGAAGTGGTCGGACGGCCAGCCCGTCACGTCGAAGGATTTCGCGTACGCGTGGAAGCGTGCGATCGACCCGCGCACCGCTTCGCAGTACGCTTACCAGCTGTACTACATCCAGGGCGCGCAGGAAGCGAACACCCTGACGCCGCCGGACCCGAAGGATACGAAGAAGTACCCGCAGGGCGACAAGGATCCGCAGTACCAGAAGGATACCGAGGCCTTCAACCAGCAGGTTGAAGAGGCGCTCTCGAAGGTCGGCATCGAGACGCCCGACGACAAGACGCTCGTCGTGCACCTGGCTCAGCCCACGGTGTACTGGCTCGGCCTGACCTCGTTCATCACGTACCTGCCGGTCCGCCAGGACATCGTGGAGAAGTTCGGCGACAAGTTCGCGACGGACGCCGACAAGCTGGTCTTCAACGGGCCGTTCAAGATCGACAGCTGGACGCACAACTCCGAGCTCGTCCTCGTCAAGAACGACACGTACTGGGACGCGGACACCGTCAAGCTGCAGAAGATCCACTTCGACATGATCAAGGACAACACCACGATCGTGAACATGTTCGACAGTGGCCAGCTTGACACGACCGGCGTGCCCAGCGACTACATCCAGACGTACAAGGACAAGGGCATGCTCAAGACCCTTGCCGACGCGACGACGTGGTACCTGGAGTTCAACCTCGACCCGCGGAACCAGAACAAGAGCTTCCAGAACAAAAAGATCCGCCAAGCGATCGCCCTGGCCTTCGACCGTCAGGCGTTCGTCGACAACGTGCTGAAGAACGGCTCGCTGCCGGCCACGGCGCTGACGCCGCCTTCGATCCACGACCAGGAGGGCAACTCCTTCAACGAGAAGTGGGTCGGCAAGGACCTCTTCCCGAAGCAGGCTGACGTCGAGCAGGCGAAGCAGCTGCTGCAGGAAGGCTTGCAGGAGCTCGGCCTGAAGGAGTTGCCGGTCGTCACGTTCGTTGGCAGCGACAGCGACACCGGCAAGCTGTGGACGCAGGCGATCACGGACGCGATCACGCAGGTTCTGGGCATCAAGTTCAAGCTGGTGAACGTCGACTTCAAGACGCGGCTCGACATGTACAGGAAGAGCCAGTTCGACATGACGCTCGCCGGCTGGGGCGCGGACTACGACGATCCTGAGACGTTCATGAGCCTGTTCGATTGCCCGACCGGGTACACGTCCAGCAGCCCGGACCTCTACAAGAGCGACAAGGTCGACTGGGCGTTTAACGACCCGCACTGGTGCAACGACGAGTACACGAATCTCGACAAGTCGACGCAGACCACGAACGACAACACGGCCCGCATGCAGGCGTTTGCGAAGATGGAGCAGATCATCCGCGACGAGATTCCGATCGCGCCCATGTTCTGGCCCGCTCGCAACTACGTCGAGCAGCCGTGGGTGAAGGGCATCGTCCGTCGCGCCACGGGTGCGGACACCGAGTGGAAGTGGGCCTACACGCAGGGCCGCCCGAACAGCTAAGCGGCGCTGAAGCCGGGTGAACAGAAGCCGCGCTCGGCGGATCGCGCCAGCGCGAACGGTGAGACCCCGGACTCCGGGGTCTCACCACGTTCACCGGCGGCGGTTCGCCGCGCAGGCAGAACGTGCCATGGACGCCGGCACGGAGATTTGATCTTGTTTACATAAAGGGAGGTGGATCGCGTGGTCCGCTACATCGTTCGCCGTTTCCTGCTCAGTGTGGTCGCGTTCTGGGCCATCGCCACGCTGACGTTCATCCTCATGCACTCGATCCCCGGCGATCCCTTCACGGACCCGAAGCTGCCGGAGCCAATCCACCAGCTGATGCTGCACAAGTATGGGCTCGACAAGCCTCTTTACGAGCAGTACCTGATCTACCTGAACAATCTCCTGCACTTTGACCTGGGCGACAGCCTGCGCTTCCGCGATCAGTCCGTGAACCGGATGATCCGCGACGGGTTCCCGGTTTCGGCGCTGCTCGGCGTCGAGGCGCTGCTGTGGTCGGTCGGCCTCGGGCTTTTCCTGGGTCTCATCGCGGCGTTGAACCGGAACCGCGCGCTCGACATGGTGACGATGGCGATCGCCATCATTGCGATTTCCGTCCCGAACTTCGTGATCGCGGGCGCGCTCCAGTGGCTGTTCGGGGTGAAGCTGGAGATCCTGCCCATCGCGCGCTGGGGAGGGATTGAATACCAGATCCTGCCTGCCATTTCGCTCGGCTTCGGCGTGATCGGCGGCATGGCGCGCTTCATGCGGACATCGGTGCTGGACGTGATCACGCAGGACTACATCCGCACGGCGAAGTCGAAGGGGCTTACCGCGTTCGAGACGGTGTGGCGGCACGTGATCCGCAACTCGCTCCTGCCCATCATCACGATCCTGGGTCCGCTCATCGCCGGCATCACCACGGGCACGTTCGTCGTGGAGCAGATCTTCGGGATCCCCGGGCTCGGCAAGTACTATGTGAACTCGATCTACAACCGCGACTATCCGCTGATCATGGGCACGACCCTCTTCTACGCGGTGCTTCTGATCATCATGAACTTCCTCGTGGACGTGCTTTATGGGGTCGTGGATCCGCGGATTCGCATCACCGGCAAGAGGGAGGCCTGACGGGTGGCTGCCGAACTTCGCCCGGAGCTGTTTGAGCCGGAACGCATGGACACCGCGTTGATGGAAGCCATCGAGCGTCCTCCCGTCACGTTTTGGGGGGACGCATGGCGGCGCTTCAGGAAGAACCGTCTCGCCATGCTGGGGCTGGTGCTCCTCGCCGTCATGACCCTCATCGCCATCGTCGGACCCTATCTCACGCCGTACGACACGGCCACGAACAACTGGATGATCGCCAACCACGGCCCCAGCAAGGATCACTGGTTCGGCACGGACAAGCTCGGCCGCGACATCTTCACCCGGGCGTGGGTCGGCACGCGCATCTCGCTGTTCATCGGCATCACGGCCGCAGCGCTCGACGTGTTCATCGGCACGCTGTACGGCCTGATCTCCGGGTTCTCCGGCGGGGTCGTCGACGACATCATGATGCGCTTCGTCGACATCATGTACGGCATCCCGTACCTGCTGCTCGTGATCCTGCTTCTCGTCATCGTCGGCTCCGGCCTCTGGACGATCATCCTCGCCATGGGCATCTCGGGATGGATCGGCGCCGCGCGTCTCATCCGGGGCCAGGTCCTCCAGCTGAAGGAGCAGGAGTTCGTGCTGGCGGCGCGCACGCTCGGGGCGGGCCGGTGGCGCATCATGCTCCAGCATCTCGTGCCCAACGTCCTCGGCATCCTTCTCGTCAACATGACCCTGACGATTCCCGGCGCCATCTTCGGCGAGGCGTTTCTCTCGTTCATCGGCCTCGGGATCCAGCCGCCGCTGGCCTCGCTGGGCACCATGATCAGCGACGGGTATCAGGTCTACCGGTTATATCCCTACCAGTGGTTCATTCCGGGGTTGCTGCTGGCGATCATCCTGTTCGCGTTCAACGTGGTGGGCGACGGTCTCCGCGACGCGCTCGACCCGAAACTGCGGCAGTAGAAAGGAGGCGTCCCCGTTGGCCCAATCATTGTTGTCGGTGCGAGACCTGCAAGTATCTTTCACGACATACGGCGGCGAAGTGAAAGCCGTCCGGGGCGTCTCGTTCGATGTCGCACAGGGCGAGACCGTGGCGATCGTCGGCGAGTCCGGGTCGGGCAAGTCGGTGACGATGCAGGCCGTGACCCGCCTGCTGCCGACGCCGCCGGCCTTCATCCGCCAGGGCGAGATCCTCTTCGACGGCAAGGACCTTCTGAAGCTCTCGGAGCGCGAGATGCAGAAGGTGCGCGGCGGTGACATCGGCCTGATCTTCCAGGACCCGATGACATCGCTCAACCCGACGATGACGATCGGTCGCCAGATCGCGGAGAACATCCTCAAGCACGACCGGGTCTCCAAGCGAGAGGCGTTCGACCGCGCGGTGGAGATGCTTCGTTTGGTGGGCATCCCCAACCCCCGGGAGCGGGCGATGCAGTACCCGCACCAGTTCTCGGGCGGCATGCGTCAGCGCGCGATGATCGCGATCGCGCTCGCCAGCCGGCCGCGCCTGCTCATCGCCGACGAGCCGACGACGGCGCTTGACGTGACCATCCAGGCGCAGATCCTGGAGCTGATGCAGAAGCTTCAGGACGAGTTCGGCATGGCGATCATCATGATCACGCACAACCTCGGCGTCGTGGCCAAACTGGCGGACCGCATCCTCGTGATGTACGGCGGGAAGATCGTCGAGTCGGGCAGCGCGCGGGACGTCTTCTACCGGCCCCAGCATCCGTACACGGCGGCGCTGCTGCGGTCCGTGCCGCGGCTGGACGCCGACACCACGACGGACCTGGCCAGCATCCCCGGCACCCCGCCGGACCTCTTCAGCCCGCCGCCCGGCTGCGCCTTCGCGCCGCGCTGCGAGTGGGCGATGAAGATCTGCACGCGGAAGCAGCCCGAATATTTTGCCGTGGAGCCGGGCCACCTGTCCGCCTGCTGGTTGCATCACCCCATGGCCGAGGCGCAGGCGCAACGCCGTGCCGCCGCTGAAGGAGGCGTAGCCCATGGCCGTCGCTGAACGCGCCGTCGCCGAACAGGGCGCGGCCACGCGACCGCTGCTCGAAGTCAAGGATCTCCGCAAGTATTTCCCCGCCGGACGCGGCGCCTGGGTCAAGGCGATCGACGGCGTCTCGTTCGAGATCAGGCGCGGCGAGGTGTTCGGCCTTGTGGGCGAGTCCGGCTGCGGAAAGACGACCGTCGGCCGCACGATCGTCCGCCTGTACCGCCCCACGAAGGGCTCCGTCATCTTCGATGGCATCGACGTGCACCGGGCGCCGGCCGCGCAGAGTCGCGCGCTCTACCGCCGCATGCAGATGATCTTCCAGGATCCGTACGCCTCGCTGAACCCGCGCATGACGGTCG contains:
- a CDS encoding ABC transporter permease; this encodes MVRYIVRRFLLSVVAFWAIATLTFILMHSIPGDPFTDPKLPEPIHQLMLHKYGLDKPLYEQYLIYLNNLLHFDLGDSLRFRDQSVNRMIRDGFPVSALLGVEALLWSVGLGLFLGLIAALNRNRALDMVTMAIAIIAISVPNFVIAGALQWLFGVKLEILPIARWGGIEYQILPAISLGFGVIGGMARFMRTSVLDVITQDYIRTAKSKGLTAFETVWRHVIRNSLLPIITILGPLIAGITTGTFVVEQIFGIPGLGKYYVNSIYNRDYPLIMGTTLFYAVLLIIMNFLVDVLYGVVDPRIRITGKREA
- a CDS encoding ABC transporter permease, with the protein product MDTALMEAIERPPVTFWGDAWRRFRKNRLAMLGLVLLAVMTLIAIVGPYLTPYDTATNNWMIANHGPSKDHWFGTDKLGRDIFTRAWVGTRISLFIGITAAALDVFIGTLYGLISGFSGGVVDDIMMRFVDIMYGIPYLLLVILLLVIVGSGLWTIILAMGISGWIGAARLIRGQVLQLKEQEFVLAARTLGAGRWRIMLQHLVPNVLGILLVNMTLTIPGAIFGEAFLSFIGLGIQPPLASLGTMISDGYQVYRLYPYQWFIPGLLLAIILFAFNVVGDGLRDALDPKLRQ
- a CDS encoding ABC transporter ATP-binding protein — its product is MAQSLLSVRDLQVSFTTYGGEVKAVRGVSFDVAQGETVAIVGESGSGKSVTMQAVTRLLPTPPAFIRQGEILFDGKDLLKLSEREMQKVRGGDIGLIFQDPMTSLNPTMTIGRQIAENILKHDRVSKREAFDRAVEMLRLVGIPNPRERAMQYPHQFSGGMRQRAMIAIALASRPRLLIADEPTTALDVTIQAQILELMQKLQDEFGMAIIMITHNLGVVAKLADRILVMYGGKIVESGSARDVFYRPQHPYTAALLRSVPRLDADTTTDLASIPGTPPDLFSPPPGCAFAPRCEWAMKICTRKQPEYFAVEPGHLSACWLHHPMAEAQAQRRAAAEGGVAHGRR
- a CDS encoding peptide ABC transporter substrate-binding protein, whose protein sequence is MRQRNKRLLSLITLLVLAAFLVSACGGGGKTPATGSESEQTGSETGGIDQNQYLNLNLGEEPPSLDPGVATDVVSFEVLNATLAGLTRYDADGKLQPEIAESWDVSDDGKTYTFHLRDAKWSDGQPVTSKDFAYAWKRAIDPRTASQYAYQLYYIQGAQEANTLTPPDPKDTKKYPQGDKDPQYQKDTEAFNQQVEEALSKVGIETPDDKTLVVHLAQPTVYWLGLTSFITYLPVRQDIVEKFGDKFATDADKLVFNGPFKIDSWTHNSELVLVKNDTYWDADTVKLQKIHFDMIKDNTTIVNMFDSGQLDTTGVPSDYIQTYKDKGMLKTLADATTWYLEFNLDPRNQNKSFQNKKIRQAIALAFDRQAFVDNVLKNGSLPATALTPPSIHDQEGNSFNEKWVGKDLFPKQADVEQAKQLLQEGLQELGLKELPVVTFVGSDSDTGKLWTQAITDAITQVLGIKFKLVNVDFKTRLDMYRKSQFDMTLAGWGADYDDPETFMSLFDCPTGYTSSSPDLYKSDKVDWAFNDPHWCNDEYTNLDKSTQTTNDNTARMQAFAKMEQIIRDEIPIAPMFWPARNYVEQPWVKGIVRRATGADTEWKWAYTQGRPNS